Proteins co-encoded in one Stomoxys calcitrans chromosome 5, idStoCalc2.1, whole genome shotgun sequence genomic window:
- the LOC131997715 gene encoding uncharacterized protein LOC131997715 — protein sequence MPTPTSGGVVLYNPDWEPSSPRRQIGDTCSSAQSPHRQETRIKKIQSDTITTDSKTKSTLDPQLQHHNNHKCGTQHTTPTNSNIANPPPVKYNVYLLQSTILII from the exons ATGCCTACGCCCACCTCCGGAGGAGTGGTGTTGTACAACCCGGATTGGGAGCCGTCTTCGCCCAGGAGACAGATTGGGGATACGTGTTCGTCGGCCCAGTCACCTCACAGGCAAGAAACCAGGATTAAAAAG atacaaagtgacacaataacaaccgactcaaaaaccaaatctacactcgacccacaattgcaacatcacaacaaccataagtgcgggacacaacatacaacaccaactaattctaatattgcaaaccccccacctgttaaatacaatgtctatctactacaatcaactatactcataatttaa